From a single Paenibacillus sp. FSL R5-0345 genomic region:
- a CDS encoding ABC transporter substrate-binding protein, with amino-acid sequence MKKLLSVMLASVVLLSACSSGGTKNDTSNSGSEGNSKPKEITVWAWDPAFNIAAMNVAKEAYAKVNPDVTINVVENAQADIVQKLNTGLNSGSTKGLPNIVLIEDYRAQSFLQAYPDSFFELTDVVKAADFADYKIGPTSVDGKQYGVPFDSGVTGMYVRTDYLEQAGYSLDSLQDIDWKQYIEIGKAVKEKTGKSMITLDPNDLGLIRVMIQSAGAWYTGEDGQTPTIADNAALKEALELYKEMMDSGIVKVNSDWSQFVGAFNSGEVATVPTGNWITPSIKAEASQSGKWAVAPLPKLAATTGSVHASNLGGSSWYVMNVDGKEAAAEFLSKTFASDAELYQTLNTKVGVIGTLKAAASGEAYSAADEFFKGQKVVSDFAAWTEQIPNVNYGMNTYAIEDIMVVAVQSYLGGKDIDTVLKDAQKQADTQIR; translated from the coding sequence GTGAAAAAATTATTATCCGTAATGCTGGCTAGTGTGGTACTACTGTCTGCATGTTCCTCAGGTGGAACAAAAAACGATACGAGCAACTCCGGTAGTGAAGGTAATAGCAAGCCAAAAGAGATCACAGTTTGGGCTTGGGACCCAGCGTTTAACATTGCCGCTATGAATGTTGCCAAAGAGGCTTATGCGAAAGTCAATCCAGACGTAACAATAAACGTCGTAGAGAACGCACAGGCTGATATCGTTCAGAAGCTGAACACTGGGCTAAACTCTGGTTCGACGAAGGGGCTGCCTAACATTGTTCTGATCGAAGATTACCGTGCGCAGAGCTTCTTGCAAGCGTATCCGGATTCCTTTTTTGAATTAACGGATGTTGTAAAGGCTGCCGACTTTGCGGATTACAAGATTGGCCCGACCAGTGTTGACGGTAAGCAATACGGTGTTCCATTTGACTCTGGTGTAACTGGAATGTACGTACGGACAGACTATCTTGAGCAAGCAGGCTACAGCCTGGATTCATTACAGGATATCGACTGGAAGCAATATATCGAGATCGGTAAAGCTGTAAAAGAAAAAACCGGCAAAAGCATGATTACGCTTGATCCAAATGATCTTGGGCTTATCCGAGTCATGATCCAATCAGCGGGCGCATGGTACACAGGTGAAGATGGTCAAACTCCGACTATAGCAGATAATGCTGCTTTGAAAGAAGCACTTGAATTGTACAAAGAAATGATGGATTCCGGCATCGTAAAAGTAAACTCCGACTGGAGCCAATTTGTAGGCGCATTCAATAGTGGTGAAGTGGCTACTGTTCCGACAGGTAACTGGATTACACCTTCAATTAAAGCTGAAGCTTCCCAATCCGGTAAGTGGGCAGTCGCTCCGCTTCCTAAGCTGGCAGCTACTACAGGCTCCGTTCACGCATCCAACCTTGGGGGCAGCTCCTGGTATGTAATGAATGTAGATGGTAAAGAGGCAGCTGCAGAGTTCCTCTCTAAGACTTTTGCCTCTGATGCTGAATTGTATCAAACATTGAATACAAAAGTTGGTGTCATCGGTACTTTAAAAGCTGCGGCAAGCGGAGAAGCTTATTCAGCTGCGGATGAATTCTTCAAAGGTCAAAAAGTCGTATCTGATTTCGCAGCATGGACCGAGCAAATTCCAAACGTCAACTATGGCATGAACACTTACGCAATAGAGGACATTATGGTTGTAGCCGTACAATCTTATCTTGGTGGAAAAGATATCGATACAGTTCTGAAAGACGCTCAGAAGCAAGCAGATACCCAAATTCGCTAA
- a CDS encoding carbohydrate ABC transporter permease: MISIFYFYPMIQALILSFKTGRGNNLHFTGFDNYIRLFSDTTFLTAVKNTFIYLIIQVPVMLVLALFIAVLLNDERLKFKGFFRTAIFLPTVTSLVAYSVVFKYMFGAEGIINKFLVNLHLISEPIQWITDPFWAKVTIIIAITWRFTGYNMIFYLSSLQNVDKSIYEAAHIDGANAFTQFFKITVPLLKPIILFTTITSTIGTLQLFDEVVNITKGGPGNATMSISQYIYNLSFEYTPNFGYAATVSYSIVVMVLILTLIQNKVGGDKR; the protein is encoded by the coding sequence ATGATCAGTATTTTCTATTTTTACCCAATGATTCAAGCTTTAATTTTATCTTTCAAAACAGGCAGAGGAAACAACCTTCATTTTACCGGTTTTGATAACTATATTCGACTGTTTAGCGACACCACTTTTCTTACAGCCGTCAAGAACACTTTCATTTACTTGATTATTCAAGTCCCAGTCATGCTGGTGCTGGCGCTCTTTATCGCCGTACTCCTCAATGACGAAAGACTGAAATTTAAAGGGTTTTTCAGAACGGCCATATTTCTGCCCACGGTAACCTCACTTGTAGCGTACTCCGTTGTTTTCAAATACATGTTTGGAGCCGAAGGCATCATCAATAAATTTCTAGTGAATCTGCATCTAATTAGCGAGCCGATTCAATGGATTACTGACCCCTTCTGGGCCAAAGTTACGATCATCATTGCCATCACTTGGCGCTTTACTGGCTATAATATGATTTTCTATTTGTCATCATTGCAAAATGTCGATAAATCAATTTATGAGGCTGCTCATATCGATGGTGCAAATGCATTTACACAATTTTTCAAAATTACAGTCCCACTATTGAAGCCGATCATCTTGTTTACGACGATAACATCGACCATTGGAACACTTCAGTTGTTTGATGAGGTGGTTAACATCACGAAGGGTGGACCGGGCAATGCAACCATGTCGATTTCCCAATATATTTATAACCTGTCCTTTGAATACACACCTAACTTTGGATATGCTGCAACCGTCTCCTATTCGATTGTTGTAATGGTGCTCATTCTGACGCTTATTCAGAACAAAGTAGGAGGGGATAAGAGATAA
- a CDS encoding carbohydrate ABC transporter permease — protein MKTKRMFTYLFLIIAALISIFPFIWMVISATNQSVDVTKGTMLPGAHLVENINNLFSSVDMWQALWNSAKISVVTTVLSLLVASAAGYGFEMYRSRSKDIVFNILLASMMIPFAAIMVPLFQMFAKVSSVVPFLGIDTAGAVILPTFTTAFLIFFFRQNTKMFPKDMMEAGRIDGLSEFGLFFRIYMPTMKSTYAAAAIITFLNSWNNYLWPLIVLQSPKNMTVPLLISNLGSGYAPDYGLIMSAIVITTLPTALVFFMMQKQFVAGMTGSVK, from the coding sequence ATGAAAACCAAACGCATGTTTACTTACTTGTTTCTAATCATCGCTGCGCTGATCTCTATCTTTCCATTTATCTGGATGGTAATAAGCGCCACGAACCAGTCGGTTGATGTAACAAAAGGGACAATGTTGCCAGGTGCACATCTAGTTGAAAATATAAACAATCTATTTAGTTCAGTGGATATGTGGCAGGCTCTTTGGAACTCCGCAAAAATCTCTGTAGTGACTACTGTGCTTTCACTGCTAGTAGCATCGGCGGCTGGATATGGTTTTGAAATGTACCGCAGCCGGAGTAAAGATATCGTATTCAATATTTTACTTGCTTCAATGATGATTCCATTTGCGGCGATCATGGTACCTCTATTTCAAATGTTCGCAAAAGTATCAAGTGTAGTGCCATTTCTTGGTATCGATACAGCAGGTGCAGTCATTCTTCCGACATTTACAACAGCATTCCTAATTTTTTTCTTTCGTCAAAATACAAAAATGTTTCCTAAGGATATGATGGAGGCTGGGCGCATCGATGGTCTTTCGGAATTTGGTTTGTTCTTCCGGATTTATATGCCAACGATGAAATCAACTTACGCCGCCGCTGCGATTATCACATTTCTAAACAGCTGGAACAATTATCTATGGCCTTTGATCGTATTACAATCACCAAAAAATATGACTGTGCCCCTTCTTATCTCGAATCTTGGATCGGGTTATGCCCCTGACTATGGTCTGATCATGTCTGCGATTGTCATTACGACACTGCCGACTGCTCTTGTATTCTTCATGATGCAAAAGCAATTTGTGGCTGGGATGACGGGTTCAGTTAAATAA
- a CDS encoding glycoside hydrolase family 2 TIM barrel-domain containing protein has product MKQQVERGVAPSLEWLSDPSIYAVGRIYAHSDHRYYETKLEAEALGEMPFRYSLNGSWKFSYAHNPMERQVDFYKESVSCRGWKDIEVPGHIQLQGYGQPQYVNTMYPWDGHEHLRPPKISEDHNPVGSYVKYFVVPTGWEQRPVYISFQGVETAFYVWLNGEFVGYSEDSFTPSEFDLTPYLTEGENKLAVEVYQRSTGSWLEDQDFWRFSGIFREVYLYTVPDVHVRDLHVQTDLDNKFEQGTLTAVMQLIGKSASKVLLELKDRAGNLVASDVSEVSGDTLSLTLAATKVQLWSAEEPNLYTLYVSVYNASGDLVEVVPQKIGFRKFEMIDKIMHLNGKRIVFKGVNRHEFNPRFGRSITKEDMLWDIKTLKQANINAVRTSHYPNMTFWYELCDEYGVYVIDEMNLESHGSWQKMGAVEPSWNIPGNKPEWQDIVMDRAISMVERDKNHPSILIWSCGNESFAGEVILNVANYFREKDPTRLVHYEGVFHNRDYDDSSDMESRMYAKAADIEKYLKEDPLKPYISCEYMHAMGNSVGGLHKYTELEQKYPMYQGGFIWDYMDQVIVKNDRYGKPFMAYGGDFDDRSTDYNFSGNGIVYADRRWSPKMQEVKFLYQNVKLHPDSHGVTISNENLFVGLDAYELKYALNYEGRVIYRGTALAQVNPCEERYVEVDLPDIKNQPGEYSLDVSLVLKEDSLWANSGYEIAFGQHVFQVGNTSAEESPSYAKITPVVNDFRVVEGDVNIGVHGRDFSVMFSKQAGTLISVKYSGREMISSPPAPLFWRAMTDNDKGAGIHFDSSPWYAASLTRRTLSFELLEEKDRATVNYVYKLSVSEGVRVSVTYTVFSDGSIKVKSSYHGAAGLPKLPIFALTFKVPADYHQLNWYANGPEENYIDRSFGARLCRFQNHAVDNVSSYLVPQESGNRTGVREVSITNDHGQGIIISAPVTAPVEANISPYSAMELENATHHYELPNVHYTVVTIAGRQMGVGGDDSWGAPVLDEYQIDPSDDMDFEFIIRRA; this is encoded by the coding sequence ATGAAGCAGCAGGTTGAACGGGGCGTCGCTCCAAGTCTGGAATGGTTATCAGACCCTTCCATTTATGCCGTTGGCAGAATATATGCTCACTCCGATCATCGATATTACGAAACGAAACTTGAAGCCGAAGCGCTTGGCGAAATGCCCTTTCGTTATAGTCTGAACGGAAGTTGGAAATTTAGTTACGCCCATAATCCCATGGAACGACAGGTGGATTTTTATAAGGAGAGCGTATCCTGCAGAGGCTGGAAGGATATTGAAGTTCCCGGTCATATCCAACTTCAGGGGTATGGGCAGCCTCAGTATGTGAATACGATGTATCCATGGGACGGTCATGAGCATCTTAGACCTCCGAAGATCTCTGAGGACCACAATCCCGTAGGTAGTTATGTGAAGTATTTTGTAGTTCCTACCGGTTGGGAGCAACGTCCGGTGTATATATCTTTTCAAGGAGTGGAAACGGCTTTCTATGTATGGCTAAATGGGGAATTTGTTGGCTATAGCGAAGATAGCTTTACACCGAGTGAATTTGATCTGACACCGTACTTGACGGAAGGTGAGAATAAGCTGGCGGTTGAGGTCTATCAGCGCAGCACTGGGAGTTGGCTTGAGGATCAGGACTTCTGGCGCTTTTCGGGAATCTTTCGTGAGGTGTATCTATACACCGTGCCTGATGTTCATGTACGGGATCTACACGTTCAGACCGATCTGGATAATAAGTTTGAACAGGGAACACTAACCGCTGTCATGCAGTTGATAGGTAAGTCTGCTTCAAAAGTACTCCTTGAGCTTAAGGATAGAGCAGGTAATCTTGTGGCTAGCGATGTGAGTGAAGTTTCAGGAGATACCCTTTCGCTTACGCTTGCAGCAACAAAGGTTCAGCTGTGGAGCGCAGAAGAACCTAATTTGTATACTCTCTATGTATCTGTTTACAACGCATCCGGGGATCTTGTGGAAGTCGTGCCGCAAAAAATTGGCTTTCGAAAATTTGAGATGATAGATAAAATTATGCACTTAAACGGCAAACGTATTGTATTTAAAGGCGTCAACCGTCACGAGTTTAATCCACGCTTCGGACGCAGCATTACAAAAGAAGATATGCTATGGGACATAAAAACATTAAAGCAGGCGAACATCAACGCTGTGCGGACATCTCACTATCCGAACATGACATTCTGGTATGAGCTGTGTGATGAATACGGTGTCTATGTCATTGACGAGATGAATTTAGAGTCGCATGGATCATGGCAGAAAATGGGGGCTGTTGAACCGTCTTGGAACATCCCTGGCAATAAGCCTGAATGGCAGGATATTGTGATGGATCGCGCGATTTCCATGGTGGAGAGAGATAAGAACCATCCATCTATTCTAATTTGGTCCTGTGGCAACGAATCTTTTGCAGGAGAAGTAATCCTGAACGTAGCGAATTATTTTCGAGAGAAGGACCCTACTCGTTTGGTTCATTATGAAGGGGTATTCCATAACCGGGACTATGATGATTCGAGCGATATGGAGAGCCGTATGTATGCGAAAGCAGCAGATATCGAAAAGTATTTAAAAGAAGATCCGTTAAAGCCATATATTAGCTGTGAATACATGCATGCGATGGGAAATTCCGTCGGGGGACTACACAAATACACCGAGCTAGAGCAGAAGTATCCAATGTATCAAGGCGGATTCATCTGGGACTACATGGATCAAGTAATTGTGAAAAATGATCGATACGGTAAGCCCTTCATGGCTTATGGAGGAGACTTCGATGATCGTTCAACGGACTACAACTTCTCCGGTAACGGAATTGTGTATGCGGACCGGAGATGGTCTCCGAAAATGCAGGAAGTGAAATTTCTGTATCAGAACGTCAAACTGCACCCGGACAGTCATGGTGTTACCATTAGTAATGAGAACTTATTTGTGGGCTTGGATGCATATGAGTTGAAATACGCTCTGAACTATGAGGGTAGGGTAATCTATCGTGGAACTGCACTTGCCCAGGTTAATCCGTGTGAGGAAAGATATGTAGAAGTTGATCTACCGGATATTAAGAACCAGCCTGGTGAGTATAGCTTGGATGTTTCTCTTGTCCTGAAGGAAGATTCATTATGGGCAAATAGCGGTTATGAAATCGCTTTTGGCCAGCATGTTTTTCAAGTGGGGAATACGTCAGCAGAAGAGTCCCCATCATATGCTAAGATCACACCTGTCGTGAATGATTTTCGCGTGGTTGAAGGGGATGTCAATATTGGGGTGCATGGCCGTGACTTCTCTGTAATGTTCTCAAAGCAGGCGGGTACATTAATCTCCGTCAAATATTCAGGCCGGGAAATGATCTCTTCGCCGCCGGCACCGCTTTTCTGGAGAGCGATGACAGACAATGACAAGGGGGCAGGAATCCATTTCGACTCTTCCCCTTGGTATGCAGCAAGCTTGACCCGTAGAACGTTAAGCTTCGAGCTTTTGGAGGAGAAGGACCGTGCGACAGTAAATTATGTGTATAAGCTTAGTGTATCAGAGGGAGTGCGGGTAAGTGTAACTTACACAGTGTTCTCCGATGGAAGCATAAAGGTGAAATCAAGCTACCATGGAGCAGCGGGTTTACCAAAGCTTCCGATCTTTGCTTTAACCTTTAAGGTTCCGGCGGATTATCACCAGCTGAATTGGTATGCGAATGGGCCGGAAGAAAATTATATCGACCGCTCGTTTGGGGCGAGACTGTGTCGTTTCCAGAATCATGCGGTGGACAATGTGTCCTCCTATTTGGTACCGCAGGAATCGGGCAACCGCACAGGTGTGCGCGAAGTATCCATAACTAACGATCATGGCCAAGGGATTATAATATCGGCACCAGTCACAGCCCCTGTTGAAGCCAATATATCGCCTTATTCGGCAATGGAGCTGGAGAATGCAACGCATCATTATGAGCTGCCGAACGTTCATTATACCGTTGTTACGATTGCCGGACGTCAAATGGGCGTAGGCGGGGATGACAGCTGGGGAGCTCCAGTTCTTGATGAATATCAAATAGATCCTTCGGATGATATGGATTTTGAATTTATAATTCGCAGAGCATAA
- a CDS encoding sensor histidine kinase, whose product MLDVKDILLQLLFALTPFVLYTIYYRDKAENYSKQFITITCMICLFMSMTFPATVQVGIIFDIRYVIMFFGMVYGGITTGVFLLIEFLLYRLIIGGQGLFSAIIILSITFTLSALLSSLYRRRSEYRKLITFIAGISFSIIPIGTMFATEYQYTIQHLKFNILVMPVQNFLGIWILISLFNKAVSDKELYLRYLQSEKSETIAHVAASLAHEVRNPLTAVMGFLKLLKDDSITKEKSQKYIDICLEEIKRTEVILSEYLSIAKPNHSMVEQIELVQQIYSIVDIITPYANMNNVSLEVQHLEDKLFVTANPTEIKQLFINFIKNAIEACSVQATGNVNIRIERQSKYAKITIIDNGVGMSSEQIERLGSIYFSTKSKGTGLGLTLSYQLIRSMNGDVTVQSKSGEGTEFILSFPLSD is encoded by the coding sequence ATGCTGGATGTAAAAGATATTTTGCTGCAATTATTGTTTGCCCTAACCCCTTTTGTCCTGTATACCATTTACTATCGTGATAAAGCCGAAAACTACTCAAAACAATTTATCACGATCACTTGTATGATCTGTCTTTTTATGTCGATGACTTTTCCAGCTACTGTACAAGTTGGCATCATATTCGACATTCGATACGTGATCATGTTTTTCGGAATGGTGTATGGAGGCATAACTACTGGAGTTTTTCTTCTCATAGAATTTTTATTATACCGCCTGATTATTGGTGGACAGGGATTATTTTCAGCGATTATAATTCTCTCTATTACTTTCACCTTATCTGCCTTGTTATCCAGTCTTTACCGTCGTCGTTCTGAATACCGAAAACTTATTACATTTATTGCAGGGATAAGCTTTTCCATCATTCCAATCGGCACCATGTTTGCAACAGAATACCAATATACGATACAGCATTTAAAGTTTAACATCCTCGTTATGCCAGTACAAAATTTCCTCGGAATTTGGATATTGATTTCCCTTTTTAATAAAGCAGTTTCTGACAAGGAATTGTATCTGAGGTATCTTCAGAGTGAAAAATCGGAAACAATTGCGCATGTCGCAGCTTCTCTTGCCCATGAAGTCCGTAATCCGCTTACAGCCGTTATGGGATTCTTGAAATTACTGAAGGATGATTCTATTACTAAAGAAAAAAGTCAAAAATATATTGATATTTGCCTCGAAGAGATTAAACGTACAGAAGTTATTCTTTCGGAATATCTATCGATAGCTAAACCAAATCATTCCATGGTAGAGCAAATTGAACTTGTGCAGCAGATATACTCGATCGTAGATATCATAACGCCTTACGCCAACATGAATAACGTATCTTTGGAAGTGCAACATTTGGAAGATAAACTATTTGTAACTGCAAATCCTACTGAAATCAAACAACTATTCATTAATTTTATTAAAAATGCGATTGAAGCTTGCTCTGTTCAGGCAACAGGTAATGTAAACATCCGTATCGAGCGGCAATCCAAATATGCAAAAATAACAATAATTGATAACGGGGTTGGAATGAGCAGCGAGCAAATAGAGCGACTAGGAAGCATTTATTTTTCAACTAAAAGCAAAGGAACGGGATTGGGCCTTACGCTTTCATACCAATTAATCCGTTCGATGAACGGTGATGTCACTGTACAAAGTAAATCAGGAGAAGGAACTGAATTCATACTCTCATTTCCTTTATCCGACTGA
- a CDS encoding Ger(x)C family spore germination protein, producing MKLIRCILVIPLLSTLLTGCWGSKEIEHMIYVNTVGVDYVDNKVVIYIQMVNFSGIAKKEAGQTQEQKTFTGKAEGDSFDNAIFNLYASSPQRIVWSNVKTIVFSEAALKKESVVNQVLDVWDRYYEFRYTVWTMATKEPIEKVLNTASISDLSVIYSQLNSPMRTFEQSSIIAPLYLYKFIWKWKEEADTVQLPFLEIVPDWTSNKVPSPNVSMTGICFLQNQQYRGHLKSKDVLGIRWFEKKTQRTPLVIKDEKKVLAVIVMSKIKFSIHPKMKNGKPAFDIKVSMQGTLPELNPNLTRSALELKAIKEIDNQIRETYLKGLEINADVYGLSGIFYRELPKEWKKLNDKGIIPLDSNSIDKISISVNLNSGGISKIQ from the coding sequence ATGAAATTAATCCGATGCATTCTTGTCATCCCCCTGCTCTCCACACTTCTAACGGGTTGTTGGGGATCAAAGGAAATTGAGCATATGATCTATGTGAACACAGTAGGCGTCGATTATGTAGATAACAAAGTCGTTATTTACATTCAAATGGTTAACTTTAGTGGCATTGCGAAAAAAGAGGCGGGGCAGACGCAAGAACAGAAAACCTTCACTGGAAAAGCAGAGGGTGATTCGTTTGATAACGCGATATTTAATTTGTATGCTTCTAGTCCGCAAAGAATCGTCTGGAGCAATGTAAAAACAATCGTATTTAGTGAAGCGGCGTTAAAGAAGGAAAGTGTTGTCAATCAAGTATTGGACGTGTGGGATCGATATTATGAGTTTCGTTATACTGTATGGACGATGGCGACCAAAGAACCTATAGAAAAAGTATTAAATACTGCGTCGATCAGCGATTTATCGGTGATATACTCACAGCTTAACAGTCCCATGCGAACCTTTGAACAAAGCTCAATTATCGCACCATTATATCTGTACAAGTTCATTTGGAAATGGAAGGAGGAAGCTGATACGGTTCAATTACCATTTCTTGAAATCGTGCCAGATTGGACCAGTAATAAAGTGCCCTCTCCTAACGTTAGTATGACGGGGATCTGTTTTCTGCAAAATCAGCAATATCGTGGCCATCTAAAGAGTAAGGATGTTTTAGGCATTCGGTGGTTTGAAAAAAAGACACAACGAACGCCACTAGTTATCAAAGATGAAAAAAAAGTACTTGCTGTGATCGTAATGAGCAAAATCAAATTCTCTATTCATCCTAAGATGAAGAATGGCAAGCCTGCCTTTGATATAAAAGTGTCTATGCAGGGCACGCTTCCAGAGTTAAACCCCAACCTTACTAGGAGTGCGCTTGAACTTAAAGCTATAAAAGAAATTGATAACCAGATCAGGGAAACTTACTTAAAAGGATTAGAAATTAATGCCGATGTATATGGACTCTCAGGCATTTTCTATCGCGAACTTCCGAAGGAATGGAAGAAATTAAATGATAAGGGAATTATACCGCTCGACTCAAACAGTATCGACAAGATCAGTATCAGTGTGAATCTTAATAGTGGAGGTATATCTAAGATTCAGTAA
- a CDS encoding spore germination protein, which yields MKEIKQQESNTFEDMITRIFDSSSDIKKLTISLSDPDYAVQLVYCQGLCDEIKVEQSLIPELKKIPESILTSHELDLEQKVPFHMSPLPSNEIEKSMINTVLSGDLFLLFTPSNRSYVVKLADPPKRQPEEPNTEVSTRGPKDGFTEESFTNIALIRKRLKTELLAVEKFTIGTQTSTEVHLLYLKETIEPHVLQEIKTRLNSIQIKGLVGSTQLEECLTGFSLFPLFSYTGRPDYAVNSLLHGKFVLMTNGSPTVIMAPVSFSFLLNTSEDAHMVNIFVAFTRLLRVLGVMLSLFLPGFWIALSTFHQDQIPFTLLATLVNSRQGVPLPVPLEAIVMLILFEIFREAGMRLPTAYGQTLSVVGGLIIGQAAISAGIAGAGTIVVIAISVLATFTLVNQTLVGIVSLLRIVVLLFSGFLGLFGTMICLLALILFMVNLRSFGTYYLSPLSPPHWKEFYKVIFRMPWGKVKFTNTATKKGRDR from the coding sequence GTGAAAGAGATTAAGCAACAGGAATCCAATACATTCGAGGATATGATCACACGGATTTTTGATTCAAGCTCAGACATTAAAAAATTGACGATCTCTTTATCGGACCCGGATTATGCTGTTCAACTCGTTTATTGCCAGGGATTATGCGACGAAATCAAAGTGGAACAATCCCTCATACCCGAATTAAAAAAGATCCCGGAATCTATCCTTACATCGCATGAACTTGATCTTGAGCAAAAGGTTCCGTTTCACATGTCACCCCTTCCATCCAATGAGATTGAAAAATCAATGATAAACACTGTGCTGAGCGGTGATCTGTTCCTTCTATTTACGCCATCGAATCGATCCTATGTTGTGAAATTGGCTGATCCTCCTAAACGGCAACCGGAAGAACCAAATACAGAAGTGTCCACAAGAGGTCCTAAGGATGGTTTTACGGAAGAATCATTTACCAATATTGCCCTTATTCGAAAAAGACTCAAGACTGAATTGTTGGCGGTAGAAAAATTCACGATTGGAACTCAAACATCCACTGAAGTTCATCTTCTATATCTCAAAGAGACGATTGAACCTCATGTTCTACAAGAGATTAAGACAAGACTGAACAGCATTCAAATCAAGGGACTTGTGGGCAGCACTCAGCTTGAAGAATGTCTGACTGGATTTTCGTTATTTCCATTATTCTCATATACGGGCAGACCTGATTATGCAGTAAATTCATTGCTTCATGGAAAATTTGTCCTGATGACCAATGGTTCCCCCACAGTAATTATGGCGCCAGTGAGTTTTAGCTTTTTGTTGAATACGTCGGAAGATGCTCATATGGTAAACATTTTTGTTGCTTTCACAAGATTGTTACGAGTACTCGGAGTGATGCTTTCTCTATTTTTACCGGGATTCTGGATCGCACTCAGTACGTTTCATCAAGATCAAATCCCCTTTACACTGCTTGCAACGTTAGTGAATTCAAGACAGGGGGTCCCTCTTCCGGTTCCCCTTGAAGCGATTGTGATGCTCATTTTATTCGAGATTTTTCGCGAAGCTGGGATGAGATTACCTACCGCTTACGGTCAGACCTTGTCGGTTGTAGGAGGTTTGATCATCGGTCAGGCTGCCATTAGTGCGGGTATTGCAGGTGCAGGTACGATTGTCGTTATAGCAATTTCTGTGCTGGCTACCTTTACTTTAGTGAATCAGACACTAGTTGGCATCGTTAGCTTGTTAAGAATTGTCGTACTCTTATTTAGTGGTTTTCTCGGGTTATTTGGTACGATGATATGTCTTCTGGCACTGATTCTCTTTATGGTCAATCTACGTTCTTTCGGCACCTACTATCTATCCCCTCTATCCCCGCCACACTGGAAGGAATTTTATAAGGTTATTTTCCGAATGCCTTGGGGCAAGGTAAAGTTCACGAACACTGCGACAAAAAAAGGACGAGATCGATAA